A section of the Candidatus Binataceae bacterium genome encodes:
- a CDS encoding sodium:proton antiporter, with the protein MNILLWTLSLLLGAVLLGALARRIKVPSPSLFALGGVLIAVLPHGPRISLQPDLALALFVAPVLVDAAFDNSLRDLRQNWIPIFSLVFMAVAVTTAAVAFVARWLVPNMPWPVAIALGAAIAPPDAAAATAVLKEVRLPRRLVTVLEDESLLNDASALLIYRLAIGAAVARTDNAIEVTSTLVFVLIGSVAIGALFAFAYGNIMNRFSDVPSSIVMQFIGAFGGWILADRLKLSGVLVLVTFAVILSRSSAIRLPAAVRVPSYAVWDLAVFVLNALAFILVGLQLGPIMDRLDRTPHVHYVVFATVILVTVILARTGWIFTYNLSTRLAQRVFGTHSPLPPPPRFKNSLLVSWCGMRGIVTLAAALALPDNFPYRDLIVLTAFAVVLGTLVVQGLTLRVLVMMLGLEDDSPVGNEIRTGRVEIFKAALEWVDNRGNVPDDNGVADALRREYTEVLRKVDGSLGRSEREHQAEVALRTAARAAAREKLNALRASGAIGESAFQQLEAELDLLELGGEVRSRW; encoded by the coding sequence ATGAACATTCTGCTGTGGACGTTATCTCTGCTGCTGGGCGCGGTATTGCTGGGTGCGCTCGCGCGACGGATCAAGGTCCCCTCACCATCGCTGTTTGCGCTGGGCGGAGTGCTCATCGCGGTGCTGCCGCATGGCCCGCGAATCTCACTGCAGCCGGATCTGGCGCTCGCCTTGTTTGTCGCGCCGGTGTTGGTGGACGCAGCGTTTGACAACTCGTTGCGCGATCTCCGCCAGAACTGGATTCCCATTTTCAGCCTGGTTTTCATGGCGGTGGCTGTCACCACTGCTGCCGTCGCATTCGTCGCGCGCTGGCTCGTGCCCAATATGCCCTGGCCCGTCGCGATTGCCTTGGGCGCTGCGATTGCGCCGCCGGACGCCGCTGCCGCCACCGCAGTTCTGAAGGAAGTAAGGCTCCCCCGTCGCCTCGTCACGGTCCTCGAAGATGAGAGTCTTCTCAACGACGCCAGCGCATTGCTCATTTATCGATTAGCCATTGGAGCGGCGGTAGCGCGTACCGACAACGCAATCGAGGTGACCTCAACCTTGGTTTTTGTGCTGATCGGTAGCGTAGCGATTGGAGCGTTGTTTGCGTTCGCGTACGGCAACATCATGAATCGTTTCTCCGATGTGCCCAGCTCGATCGTCATGCAATTCATCGGCGCGTTCGGAGGATGGATCCTGGCGGATCGGCTGAAACTGTCGGGCGTGCTCGTGCTCGTGACCTTCGCCGTAATATTGTCGCGTAGTTCGGCGATTCGGCTGCCCGCCGCGGTCCGCGTTCCTTCCTACGCCGTGTGGGATTTGGCGGTCTTTGTCCTCAATGCGTTGGCCTTTATCCTGGTAGGACTGCAGCTCGGACCGATCATGGACCGGCTCGACCGCACGCCGCACGTTCATTACGTCGTCTTCGCGACCGTAATCCTCGTGACGGTCATCCTCGCACGAACCGGATGGATCTTCACCTATAACCTCTCGACGCGACTGGCACAGCGCGTCTTCGGAACACACAGTCCGCTCCCGCCGCCGCCCCGGTTCAAGAACAGTTTGCTCGTATCGTGGTGTGGGATGCGCGGTATTGTGACCTTGGCCGCCGCGCTCGCGTTGCCCGACAATTTCCCATATCGCGATCTGATCGTGCTGACCGCTTTCGCCGTCGTGCTGGGCACCCTCGTCGTGCAGGGGCTCACCCTCCGCGTGCTCGTGATGATGTTGGGGTTGGAGGACGACTCACCCGTCGGCAACGAGATCCGCACTGGCCGGGTCGAAATCTTCAAGGCTGCGCTCGAATGGGTGGACAACCGTGGCAATGTCCCGGACGACAACGGCGTTGCGGACGCCCTTCGCCGTGAATATACGGAGGTGCTGCGAAAAGTCGACGGCTCGCTCGGACGCTCCGAGAGAGAGCATCAAGCCGAGGTCGCGCTTCGCACCGCCGCCAGAGCTGCCGCACGCGAGAAGCTCAACGCGCTGAGGGCTTCAGGTGCGATCGGAGAATCGGCGTTTCAGCAACTGGAAGCGGAACTGGATCTGCTTGAACTGGGTGGAGAGGTTCGCAGCCGCTGGTAA
- a CDS encoding NAD(P)H-dependent oxidoreductase, with amino-acid sequence MNVLHIQSSPRGDKSNSIALTKAFLSVSRKILPTIDEDVLNIWDENLPEFDAASIGAKYKAIKHEPMTDAESHAWNRIQELIGRFQRANRIVLGLPMWNFSIPYKLKQLIDLTAQRNYLFTYDGKEYGPFLNIPKALVVYTRGSTYRDGTPIPSSFDHQAPYIDFWLRMIGVHEVRSVIVDNAWNLNDAQSAASVAAAKQSVERIARDFW; translated from the coding sequence ATGAACGTTCTACACATTCAGTCATCGCCGCGAGGTGACAAATCAAACTCTATCGCCCTGACCAAGGCCTTTCTTTCGGTTTCCAGGAAAATCCTCCCCACGATTGATGAGGACGTCCTGAATATCTGGGACGAAAACCTCCCCGAGTTTGATGCCGCATCCATCGGAGCGAAGTACAAGGCCATCAAGCACGAGCCAATGACAGACGCAGAATCGCATGCATGGAACCGGATTCAAGAATTGATCGGTCGCTTCCAACGAGCGAACCGAATTGTCCTGGGCCTGCCGATGTGGAACTTCTCCATCCCATACAAGCTCAAGCAGTTGATCGATCTGACCGCTCAGCGCAATTACCTGTTCACGTATGACGGCAAAGAATATGGGCCATTCCTCAATATCCCCAAGGCACTGGTCGTCTATACGCGCGGATCTACATATCGCGACGGTACTCCAATACCATCAAGCTTCGATCACCAGGCGCCTTACATAGATTTCTGGCTTCGCATGATAGGAGTGCATGAGGTTCGCAGCGTGATCGTGGATAACGCGTGGAATCTGAACGATGCACAATCAGCAGCCAGTGTGGCAGCCGCCAAGCAATCGGTTGAGCGAATAGCTAGAGATTTCTGGTGA